One stretch of Pigmentiphaga aceris DNA includes these proteins:
- a CDS encoding tetratricopeptide repeat protein — protein MRQTRFAAPFRFALSACAFAVCMMAGVVHGQEASHGPSVSHADAAPVISDGQAAPWVSSASPQRFVYTPPEAGPILTRDQFDTIQSLRAKRRFKDAALAAAPLAASNDPDTLYLLGTVAQEAGDYELAASAYERAVMIQPDFAGAWLDLAVVTRLSGDDVTAQSLFDYVIQEFSPPAPLMARIASLRRQTIAPALAAVVPASTGWHGELRTQVGRDTNANNGITLTSLPLLAGAGVIVDIPIADEERARSDTAFQSSALLRYGHAFNDRGDRRGEVLLALTQRSNRDLSDYNTRDLLVGGSLIQDTDYGSISQRLTMQQIRLGGQDLLYGARAALGWERQYGTCRAGLGGELEQRHYASVSNLDARIIWLQGGGGCVGLIGNTPVQAAVLLRHGQDTAVHARPGGDARRYEMTTVVAAELRPRVVLEGLFAVAQTHDNNLYSAILADNAVRRTTRTQARLQLQFPLVGPVDGFVSIERLKQSSNIRLFDQSGRVIWAGIRYGF, from the coding sequence GTGCATGATGGCCGGTGTCGTTCATGGGCAGGAAGCCAGTCATGGCCCGTCGGTTTCCCATGCTGATGCCGCACCCGTGATTTCCGACGGCCAGGCCGCACCCTGGGTTTCTTCCGCGTCTCCCCAGCGTTTCGTATACACGCCGCCCGAAGCCGGCCCGATACTGACCCGCGATCAGTTCGACACCATCCAGTCCTTACGTGCCAAACGGCGTTTCAAGGACGCCGCTCTGGCGGCCGCGCCACTGGCCGCCAGCAACGATCCCGATACTTTGTACCTGCTGGGCACTGTCGCTCAAGAAGCGGGTGATTATGAATTGGCTGCATCTGCCTACGAGCGCGCCGTCATGATCCAACCCGACTTCGCGGGTGCCTGGCTGGATCTTGCCGTTGTCACGCGTCTCAGTGGCGACGATGTCACGGCACAGTCGCTGTTCGATTACGTCATCCAGGAATTCAGCCCGCCTGCTCCCTTGATGGCGCGGATCGCCAGCCTGCGCCGTCAGACCATCGCGCCCGCGCTGGCGGCGGTGGTCCCAGCGTCTACCGGCTGGCATGGCGAACTGCGCACGCAAGTTGGCCGCGACACCAATGCCAACAACGGCATCACCCTGACCAGCCTGCCTTTATTGGCAGGGGCGGGCGTGATCGTCGACATTCCGATTGCAGACGAAGAACGTGCACGCAGCGACACCGCCTTCCAAAGTTCAGCCTTGCTGCGCTACGGCCACGCTTTCAACGACCGGGGCGACCGGCGAGGCGAAGTGCTGCTGGCGCTGACCCAGCGCAGCAACCGTGACCTGAGCGACTACAACACGCGCGACCTGCTGGTGGGCGGCAGCCTGATTCAAGACACCGATTACGGCAGCATCAGCCAGCGTCTGACCATGCAGCAGATCCGCCTGGGTGGCCAGGACCTGCTTTACGGTGCCCGCGCCGCATTGGGCTGGGAGCGTCAGTACGGCACTTGCCGAGCAGGGCTGGGCGGGGAATTGGAACAGCGCCATTACGCCAGCGTCAGCAACCTGGACGCCCGCATTATCTGGCTGCAAGGGGGTGGTGGATGCGTGGGCCTCATCGGCAACACGCCGGTGCAGGCCGCTGTACTGCTGCGCCACGGGCAGGACACGGCGGTTCACGCCCGTCCCGGAGGCGACGCCCGTCGTTATGAAATGACCACCGTCGTTGCCGCCGAATTGCGCCCGCGCGTGGTGCTGGAAGGCTTGTTTGCGGTGGCGCAGACGCATGACAACAATCTTTACAGCGCCATCCTGGCAGACAACGCTGTCCGCCGCACCACCCGTACCCAGGCAAGATTGCAGCTGCAATTCCCGCTCGTCGGTCCGGTAGATGGTTTCGTCAGCATCGAACGCCTGAAGCAAAGCTCGAACATCAGGCTTTTCGACCAGAGCGGCCGCGTCATCTGGGCCGGCATCCGCTACGGTTTCTGA